Proteins found in one Anopheles aquasalis chromosome 3, idAnoAquaMG_Q_19, whole genome shotgun sequence genomic segment:
- the LOC126575112 gene encoding regulator of hypoxia-inducible factor 1-like, with protein sequence MDSFVFLLVALASGMLCNPVQNELTLRDYNKLPRIYEYDDFSKCRSLFSDKFVYCVVSIKLHPNNNSMLWRSIDHLSSNRRNFPHDILERGLCLNHFLISHIEKPKIAFLINDRIRKRIHDEFGLKSSSYVQSCWSDDILSKQYGFGELFFLCTAIALLAIQILMTSRQLVSGSSGLLVETFSIVSNMRRLTIPRKNSQNDLLLLEGLRVFGMMTILMVHSVLPMIRMPLTNTEDLEWQTNHIIFPLLNSGNTHMIQFFFALGGMVFGLSSCNSFDNYPGSFRFMFFVTKIIRRLIRILPSYIFIIFYQATVYKRIKEGPLALKFDDYCSENWWTNILFVNNYVHTSKPCLKYSWYLGVDFQLSLIATSLLSLMLKFHRWKHFIAVCMIISAFLVPAYIIYIQDIEPTMTFNMRYVRAVRKKDVTVLSNY encoded by the exons ATGGATTCTTTCGTGTTTTTATTAGTAGCTTTGGCTTCAGGAATGCTTTGCAATCCCGTCCAGAATGAGCTTACTT TGCGTGATTACAACAAACTTCCTCGAATATATGAATACGATGATTTCAGCAAGTGCCGAAGCTTGTTTTCCGATAAGTTCGTCTACTGTGTAGTGTCCATAAAATTACATCCCAACAACAATAGTATGCTTTGGAGATCTATTGAT CATTTATCATCAAATCGGCGAAATTTCCCTCACGATATTCTTGAGCGTGGCTTATGCCTCAACCATTTTTTAATCAGTCACATAGAGAAGccaaaaattgcatttttgatAAATGACCGTATTAGGAAGCGTATCCATGATGAATTTGGATTGAAAAGTAGTTCTTACGTACAGTCCTGTTGGAGCGACGATATATTATCAAAACAATATG GATTCGGAGAACTATTCTTTTTGTGTACTGCAATTGCTTTACTCGCTATACAAATATTGATGACCAGCAGACAACTAGTTTCCGGATCGTCTGGATTACTTGTAGAGACCTTCTCTATCGTTAGTAACATGCGACGTCTTACCATCCCTCGAAAAAACAGTCAAAACGACCTGCTTCTACTGGAGGGACTACGGGTTTTCGGTATGATGACTATACTGATGGTTCATTCCGTTTTACCGATGATTCGAATGCCTCTAACAAATACTGAAGATTTAGAATGG cAAACAAATCACATCATATTTCCTCTTCTAAACTCAGGCAATACACATATGATacaattttttttcgctcttggtggaatggtttttggacTAAGCAGCTGCAATAGTTTTGACAACTACCCAGGGTCTTTTCGATTCATGTTTTTCGTAACCAAAATTATTCGTCGATTGATAAG AATTTTGCCATcttatatttttattattttttatcaagCAACGGTCTACAAACGAATCAAAGAAGGGCCATTAGCTCTGAAATTTGATGATTATTGTTCTGAAAATTGGTGGACCAATattttgtttgtaaataattATGTTCATACATCAAAACCG TGTTTAAAGTACAGTTGGTACTTGGGAGTAGATTTTCAGTTATCGTTGATTGCTACAAGTCTATTGTCACTCATGTTGAAATTCCATCGATGGAAACATTTTATTGCAGTATGCATGATAATCAGTGCTTTTCTAGTTCCTGCATACATCATTTACATACAAGACATAGAACCAACTATGACTTTCAATATGCGGTATGTTCGCGCAGTTCGGAAAAAAGACGTCACCGTTTTATCAAACTATTAA
- the LOC126576603 gene encoding ankyrin repeat and MYND domain-containing protein 2-like — MATESQGEAKVATEIVPKVQAVSEEHRAIFDRIAKNENSELRLLLSQLRGSVDFVDENGMTPLQHAAYKGNNKTLQLLLDQGADVNYGKHEYSYSALHFVALSGNAEVCLKLLLAGADAKATNSVGRTASQMGAFVANYEAVGTINNFVPLQDIECFTANVPNPGEAKLPAAILAPFHTFVMQVNLHPVRILLNLQKYALFGADMKSMCTVLVAMMEREMKRRGEVNEVMAFKYHYLAYIIGEIVKHRDYLSSRRDANQDAKTDFLDLFAKRVLKIGKDGTPDYLDALIRECVREFPFRDCTLFRQVVAQMTNKENVSAPLDIVSTAINGQRGFQATVPFCSPCGEEKPDKKCKINRRLWKTVLLIYRGLKPFITGQ, encoded by the coding sequence ATGGCGACGGAATCTCAAGGCGAGGCCAAAGTTGCCACGGAAATTGTTCCGAAAGTGCAGGCGGTTAGCGAAGAGCACCGTGCGATTTTTGACCGAATcgcgaaaaatgaaaacagcgAACTGAGATTGTTACTCTCGCAACTGCGCGGAAGTGTAGACTTTGTGGACGAAAATGGCATGACGCCGCTTCAACACGCCGCCTACAAGGGTAACAATAAAacgttgcagctgctgctggatcaggGTGCGGATGTGAACTACGGGAAGCACGAGTATTCGTATTCGGCATTGCATTTCGTCGCACTTTCCGGCAATGCCGAAGTATGTCTAAAGTTGCTTCTGGCGGGAGCAGATGCTAAAGCCACCAATTCGGTGGGCAGAACGGCATCCCAGATGGGGGCATTCGTTGCCAATTACGAAGCGGTCGGTACGATCAACAACTTCGTTCCGCTGCAAGATATCGAGTGCTTCACAGCGAATGTGCCGAATCCTGGAGAAGCAAAGCTGCCTGCAGCGATACTAGCACCGTTCCACACTTTCGTTATGCAAGTCAATCTGCATCCGGTGCGCATACTACTGAATCTCCAAAAGTACGCGCTTTTTGGAGCAGACATGAAAAGCATGTGCACGGTACTGGTGGCAATGATGGAACGAGAAATGAAACGACGGGGAGAAGTCAACGAGGTGATGGCCTTCAAATACCATTATCTGGCCTACATTATAGGGGAGATAGTAAAGCATCGTGACTATCTGAGTTCCCGGCGAGACGCTAATCAGGATGCGAAAACTGATTTCCTCGATCTATTTGCAAAGCGTGTGCTGAAGATTGGTAAGGACGGAACACCCGACTATCTAGATGCGCTGATCAGGGAGTGCGTTCGAGAGTTCCCATTCCGCGATTGCACTCTCTTCCGCCAAGTGGTGGCTCAGATGACGAACAAGGAAAATGTGTCTGCACCTCTCGATATCGTGAGTACGGCGATCAATGGCCAACGCGGGTTTCAGGCCACGGTCCCATTTTGTAGCCCATGTGGGGAGGAGAAACCGgacaaaaagtgtaaaataaATAGGAGACTTTGGAAGAcagttttattaatttatcgGGGATTAaagccttttattacaggacaataa
- the LOC126575391 gene encoding tectonin beta-propeller repeat-containing protein, which produces MPSTLLFANSNEGRVYALSTASSAWREFLYLGLEFKKISVTPHFMWAIGGDRQVYVHVYGLDVPIRLKEEAYENERWLPIEGFSSRLLPTDRYHFSNADGTVDRNIEKIRLPSMAWQWEGEWQLDLSLDGQPLDHDGWSYAVDFPASFHQQKNWKSCVRRRKWVRFRRYSALDSWCAVAPLHKDPTQEPFIDVTIGGQNVAGAPAGLLLVWAVTAHGRVMFRSGVSTSAPEGLRWTAVTTPSGCEVSQISVGTTGLVWAVLYNGRAIVRVGIGRDTLLGSAWLEVKPPGTNLKIVQVSVGTNSVWCVTNDNHVWFRRGVRGEASCNSEDAAIGSGWVEMVGNISHISVAPNDQVFAVGSEDRALYFRSGVSSSDPTGKKWRLIQLPMQMSRTSSNFSFASNRQSGSSSPTMKHRSLTSLYRDRERAAQGPPAIGAADGSAGASSGPVSGGMEETSRSAPTANVKHRPQLWHKPELSPDAIGQTIDAKQVGSMVERKLMQKVSLESMTASSVPLNEVYEISSKHLKNSRAWSPVRSVGSVVGTEAHPETDSSVFEGECSRDSGVFGECEDHGGSFNWTDCEVVWVGCSAGAVLVDFNMLPNWFHDSSSQSNVSEELAHPWRLQLLKDLKQRLPANTDLDTGAFAHYEQAITMGSWVKTGEARCAKPGLPFEECLIELEWVQGNQENGPESGTLTVLNSDGITTKMQFSLSEIRAVMSCSEPGSTRLSIHAPRLPAGCSPLKLQFSGDTELEDWISHLTSVCCQINDVQGRPAPNAVWITSGQGDVFTFDPTHLHAAQWNPHTKRYSEKLEVKAAETPYLTELCNGMLIGSQLEIHGFVYDDADQIRFDLQARPTMRVRHKLESQRNIPLHINPRFNEKITVFNTMSASQWSEDEIRDKNVWFAPGTEFRLRIYSANDGFRVTVNAHEHYTFHYRSGLTPDTVCSLYSSGRVKILQIVYESPRLIVPLRDVFWRQIGGHLKRVASCNGGVVWGIGYDGMVWLYTGGWGGAFLKGLEPSNQGINSMTDTQNYYVYENQRWNPLSGFSSTGLPTDRHMWSDITGKHKRSKEHAKLLSMHWQWISDWMVDFHNPGGVDRDGWQYAVDFPASYHAKKQFTDYVRRRRWYRKCRLSTSGPWQEIGNTKLLDVSLYQDGHEAEYPIKVWAIAANGDVLYRRGVSQSQPAGVGWEHIPCDQPLVSISIYENKVWSIGKNGTALLRCGITLENPLGGKWQSIMPPDGVTFKQISVGKAGIWALDGAGRLSVRKEVNETFPEGSHWQLLSNIPNDPPHYEGSCGFKNVSVGEHVYAVSESGCVCIRSGITPLNPAGTGWIVGIQANWNYVNASGFYNSC; this is translated from the exons ATGCCAAGTACGTTGCTGTTCGCAAACAGCAATGAAGGTCGCGTATACGCGCTCTCTACAGCTAGCTCAGCGTGGCGGGAGTTCCTGTACCTCGGACTGGAGTTTAAGAAAATAAGCGTCACACCGCATTTTATGTGGGCCATCGGCGGCGATCGGCAAGTTTACGTGCATGTTTATGGACTGGATGTACCGATACGCTTGAAGGAGGAAGCATACGAGAACGAGCGCTGGCTGCCAATCGAGGGCTTTTCTAGCCGACTCCTGCCAACCGATCGATACCATTTCTCCAACGCCGATGGCACAGTTGATAGAAATATTGAAAAGATACGGCTGCCTTCGATGGCGTGGCAGTGGGAGGGAGAGTGGCAGCTGGACCTCTCGCTGGATGGCCAACCGCTAGATCACGATGGCTGGTCGTACGCCGTGGACTTTCCGGCCTCGTTCCACCAGCAGAAGAACTGGAAGTCATGCGTAAGGCGTCGCAAATGGGTGCGCTTTCGTCGTTACAGTGCGCTCGATTCGTGGTGTGCAGTTGCACCATTACACAAGGATCCTACGCAGGAACCATTCATCGACGTTACGATTGGCGGCCAGAATGTAGCCGGTGCACCAGCTGGGCTGCTGCTAGTCTGGGCGGTCACAGCCCACGGTCGAGTCATGTTTCGTTCCGGTGTCAGCACGTCTGCCCCTGAAGGACTACGCTGGACTGCCGTGACTACACCCTCCGGCTGCGAAGTGTCGCAGATATCCGTTGGAACCACTGGGCTGGTGTGGGCTGTCCTATACAATGGACGAGCAATTGTACGCGTTGGCATCGGCCGGGATACGCTGCTTGGCAGTGCTTGGTTAGAGGTGAAGCCTCCGGGTACGAACCTTAAAATTGTGCAGGTATCCGTCGGCACCAACTCTGTGTGGTGCGTAACAAACGACAATCACGTCTGGTTCCGTCGCGGCGTGCGCGGTGAAGCGTCATGCAACAGTGAGGACGCCGCCATCGGTAGCGGCTGGGTCGAGATGGTTGGCAATATATCGCACATTTCCGTCGCACCCAACGATCAGGTGTTTGCAGTAGGCTCTGAGGATCGCGCGCTCTATTTCCGTTCCGGAGTTTCCAGCAGTGATCCGACCGGGAAGAAGTGGCGTCTCATACAGCTGCCTATGCAGATGAGCCGTACGTCGAGCAATTTTTCCTTCGCCTCTAACCGCCAGAGTGGGAGCAGCTCACCGACAATGAAACACCGCAGTCTGACCAGTCTGTACCGTGACCGTGAGCGAGCGGCCCAGGGCCCACCTGCCATCGGTGCTGCCGATGGATCAGCAGGGGCCAGTTCCGGACCGGTTAGTGGTGGAATGGAGGAAACATCCCGATCGGCCCCGACGGCAAATGTGAAGCATCGGCCCCAGCTCTGGCACAAACCGGAACTGTCGCCGGATGCTATCGGGCAGACAATCGATGCGAAACAGGTCGGCAGTATGGTGGAGCGCAAACTGATGCAGAAAGTCTCGCTAGAAAGCATGACCGCATCAAGCGTTCCGCTGAACGAGGTATACGAAATATCCAGTAAACACCTGAAAAATTCCCGAGCCTGGAGCCcggttcgatcggtcggttcaGTCGTAGGAACCGAGGCGCACCCGGAAACCGACTCGAGTGTATTTGAAGGCGAATGCTCCCGAGATTCCGGAGTCTTTGGAGAATGCGAGGACCATGGCGGATCGTTCAATTGGACCGACTGTGAGGTCGTATGGGTTGGTTGTTCGGCCGGGGCCGTCCTGGTGGATTTCAATATGTTGCCGAACTGGTTCCATGATTCCTCCTCGCAATCAAACGTATCGGAAGAATTGGCCCACCCGTGGCGTCTGCAATTATTGAAGGATCTGAAACAGCGACTGCCGGCCAATACGGATCTGGATACGGGTGCTTTCGCGCATTACGAACAGGCTATCACAATGGGCTCGTGGGTCAAGACGGGTGAAGCTCGATGCGCGAAGCCCGGCCTTCCCTTTGAGGAGTGTCTGATCGAGTTGGAGTGGGTCCAGGGGAATCAAGAAAACGGACCGGAATCTGGCACACTAACCGTGCTCAATTCGGATGGTATCACTACGAAAATGCAGTTCTCCCTGTCAGAGATAAGGGCCGTGATGAGCTGCAGTGAGCCCGGATCAACGCGACTCTCCATTCATGCTCCCCGGCTTCCAGCGGGTTGTTCGCCGCTTAAACTGCAGTTTAGTGGAGACACTGAATTAGAAGACTGGATTTCTCACCTCACCTCCGTATGCTGCCAGATTAACGACGTACAAGGTCGGCCAGCACCGAATGCTGTTTGGATAACATCTGGACAGGGTGACGTGTTCACGTTCGACCCGACCCATCTGCATGCCGCTCAGTGGAACCCGCACACGAAAAGGTACAGCGAGAAATTGGAAGTAAAGGCGGCAGAAACGCCATATCTAACCGAGCTATGCAACGG AATGCTGATTGGATCGCAACTAGAAATCCACGGTTTCGTCTATGACGATGCGGACCAGATTCGCTTCGATCTGCAGGCACGCCCGACGATGCGAGTGCGACACAAGCTCGAATCTCAGCGCAATATTCCGCTGCATATTAATCCGCGGTTCAATGAAAAAATTACCGTCTTTAATACGATGTCCGCGTCGCAATGGAGTGAGGACGAAATCCGCGATAAAAATGTTTGGTTTGCCCCTGGCACGGAATTTAGACTAAGGATTTACAGCGCCAATGATGGATTCCGTGTAACAGTGAATGCACATGAGCATTACACATTTCATTATCGCAGCGGTCTTACCCCAGACACTGTGTGTAGCTTATACAGCAGTGGACGAGTGAAGATACTACAGATTGTGTACGAGAGCCCCAGGCTGATCGTACCGCTGCGTGATGTGTTCTGGCGCCAGATCGGTGGACACTTGAAGCGCGTGGCTTCGTGCAACGGCGGCGTCGTTTGGGGTATAGGATATGATGGCATGGTCTGGTTATATACGGGGGGTTGGGGCGGTGCTTTCCTCAAGGGGCTTGAGCCCAGCAATCAAGGGATAAACTCTATGACGGATACACAAAACTACTATGTCTACGAGAATCAGCGGTGGAATCCATTGTCGGGATTCTCATCGACTGGTCTTCCAACGGATCGGCACATGTGGAGTGATATTACGGGCAAACATAAGCGCAGCAAAGAACACGCCAAACTGCTATCAATGCATTGGCAGTGGATCAGCGACTGGATGGTTGACTTTCACAATCCTGGTGGCGTCGACAGGGATGGTTGGCAGTATGCAGTCGATTTTCCCGCTTCGTATCATGCGAAGAAACAGTTTACCGACTACGTGCGCCGTCGACGATGGTATCGGAAATGTCGCCTTAGCACAAGCGGACCATGGCAAGAAATCGGCAACACAAAACTACTGGATGTATCGCTGTATCAGGATGGGCATGAAGCAGAATATCCTATTAAAGTGTGGGCAATTGCTGCCAATGGCGATGTCCTCTACCGTCGAGGAGTATCACAGTCTCAACCTGCA GGAGTAGGGTGGGAGCATATACCGTGCGATCAACCACTGGTTAGCATCAGTATCTATGAAAATAAGGTGTGGTCTATCGGCAAAAATGGAACTGCACTGTTACGATGCGGCATTACGCTCGAGAATCCGCTCGGTGGCAAATGGCAATCCATAATGCCTCCGGATGGAGTCACTTTCAAGCAGATCTCGGTAGGAAAAGCTGGCATTTGGGCACTGGACGGTGCCGGTAGGCTCTCGGTGCGCAAGGAAGTCAATGAAACGTTCCCAGAAGGTAGTCACTGGCAGCTGTTGTCCAACATTCCGAACGATCCGCCACACTATGAAGGGAGTTGTGGTTTTAAAAATGTATCGGTCGGCGAGCACGTGTATGCCGTTTCGGAATCGGGATGCGTGTGCATACGCAGTGGTATTACACCGTTGAATCCAGCGGGTACTGGATGGATTGTAGGAATACAG GCTAATTGGAATTATGTCAATGCCTCTGGCTTTTACAACTCGTGCTGA